The window ATCCTGCTTCCGCCAGTGCTAAGCGGTATGTCCACAACACCCTTATTATCTATAAACGAGTTAAAAACCAACGTCTCATCTCTTCGAAAAAATGGATCCAAATCTTTCGACTTCCTCCCTAACTTCATTAAAACCCTCCAAAAAGTACATACTTCCCTTCATTCGTGTCCATAAAGTTACGTAATTTATCCCACAATATATGTTTTTACTCGGATCTTTGGGGCCATATATGTTCACCAACAAACCCATTAATTATTAATCTACACTCTAAATCACGTATTCTTCTAACAATCCAATTGGCCAAAATGCCACACACATAGCCCACATAAAAAACATTTTCTCATTTATTTGTTTTAATATTAAAATTGTATGATTGTTTGTATAGTTAaatacaatattaataaaaataatataatatacattaataataacaatgagtaATAAAAGTTAATGGTGAAGTCGTGATGTGGTCCAGCGATTGGTGGTCTGCCTCTTTTAGGGGATGTCAAGAGTTCAACCCATGttagctacatattaaaaacagaaTTTCATTCctgtcatgaagtatccacccatgacacctttcccatatcgtttgggggtaaaggggaggaggttttacttggccgtgtccttggatcggtttcaaggtttcctcccgggcagtgattggggttattatcgctgcatcggcatagttaaaacgggagatgatcgcaacgggtggtttagtccgcctcgggtgatcccaatcgctctccaaaaaaaaaagaaaaaaaaaaactaatgtttcatttatttttttcaatttctaccttcaattttttttttctttttaactttTTTACTTCTCAAATTCTCATATTAATGTGAATTGAAAAAGATTTTATCATTCTTAAGAGTAAAAGTCTTCCGATATCTTCAATTTTTATCAAGTTTTcatttattttataactaataactATTTATAATAAAGGTAACGTGCATTAATAAGTAGTACTGACAGTTATTATTGATTTTACTTGACTTTCTTTTGGTCCTATCTTATTAGAAATAAGTAAATAGTGGATCAGTTAATCTTTATTACAAACATTTTGTTCAATTGGTTGCAGAAGTTTAGCGGCTATGGGGGCACATCAGTTTCAGATGGACAAGTCTATCCAAATAATGCCAACCAGATGTGCTTAATGCACATTCCTATTTACACTTTACCTTTAATCGAACCCATTTTTATAATAATGCGAGGACTTACTAACCAATATAGTATAATTAATATCATATCTCACTTGAAGATCGGTGGAGTACGGTTCTTATATTTTGTAATATAAACACCATTTAATTTAAAGTTAACACTAAACGCATGAGTAAAATCTCAACATATATGCTCAAATGATGGGCAATAAATACTTCAGTCTGGTAAAAATAGCTGATATAAATGGAATGAATATAGGCCAAACTTCTGTCTTGAACCCATAGCTACTCTACCACATGCTACACTAACAAAACTGCTATAGTTATGCATCGTCTTCCAAACAAAAGAATTCAGTAGTTATACTGATTGATAAAAATAGTGGAAATGCTTAACCCTCAACGTAAGATTTAAGGAGCTTCAAGCTTTGAATATGTTCCTTTTTATCCTTGTTCCACACATAACGATGTAAGAAAATAGAGAGATCATCGTTTACTCCCCTTGCATTTAGGAAATCATACAGTGCCATTTGAAACCTCTTGTTCAAGACCCTGAAAGAGACGCAATATTTAAACTTTCAAAAGTCCAAAATGGGACAAAATAGGATAACTACCAGTATATATAGGGTAGTGATATATCCAATTGCATTTTTGATAAATCCAACTAAAAGTACTTAAATACCCTTAAATGATAACTACACAGATTTTGATATTTTTCTAAGGGTACTTTGGGAAGAAAGCACCAAATATATGTGGATCTATCAAAATTGAATTTGGAGATATCATCTCCCGTATATAAATTATGATGATGGTAACTATAGATTATGCCAAAGAATATAACAAAAGATTTGGAACGTGTATTAATGATACATTCCAAGACGGGACTGAATTTTCACAAAATATCTAAATACTAAGCTAAACGCACAAATAAAGCAGAACATAACATATTTACCTGAAATCGGGACCCATATAGGGCAGAGTAAATGTTCGATCAGGCCCAATTACATATACTTTCTGAATTTCAAAACGTTCTGGCCAAGCCGAGCACACAAATTCCAGCATGTCACCTCCTTCACCCTTTGATATATCAACTAATAAGCTGATGTGAAGTTGGGTATTGGGCTCAGTTTCTTCACCCCTCGAGTTAGGAGATACAATAGCATAACCATCAAACATTGTAGCTTCAATTTTAATATTTTCGTTAATTGTAGACCTTCCCCTCAAGGTAACAAACTGCTCCCCGGGTCTATCTTCCACCATAAACGCATTAAATATTTTGTCAGGCTGCAGTTCATCAGCATAACAAACATCATGTACAGTATATTTCCCGAAAATAATTACTTTTAGAAGAGTACATATCATTTAACATGTGATATAAATAATGTTCAGAGATTTGTATATTATGTTTTTATTGACACATAAGTATCATGCCATCATTCAGTTAAATTTATAACAACAAGAATCAGTTAAGTAATATCAAAACATTTGCAGAAAGAAGTAACTGGGTAATAATAAAGAAAATTGACAAGGTAGCAATGTTTGCTACATATAATTTAAAATACAAGTAATAACTATAATCAATTATCACTTATCAATTAATCAAAATTCACATACTTGTTCTACTTTGTCTTCTTATTTgttatttataataaaataaaataataaatacagtAATAGTTTTATGGGTGCATATACATTTTATACTACATTTCTACATCAAGATGTATGATTTCATTAAGTTAATTCCTTTCTCAATATTTTCTAAACAGGATTTCGCTAATTGTTACAAGAAAGGGAAATAAACTataaacaacaacaataataataatgttaataaaatataGCAAACCTGATGAGGAGGGGCGTAATCTGACTCGAATTCGATCTCATTTGTAAGCATACGAACAAGATTCGATTCAAATGGTGACTTATTGTTGTTGTGTTGAAGAGCTGAAGCTGAAAATAAATTGGTTTGGTGGTATTTTGAAACGATTCTGTTAGTTTGAAACGGTTGGTGGATTTTGGGAACGGTTAGGGTTTTGGTAATTAGAGAAAGAATGGACCTTTTTGAGGTTTGAATCATATTCTCCTACCTAGGGTTTTAGTTACTACTACGTGTCTTCGATTAACTGTAAATTGCGTTTGCAGGTTTTGTAGGGTTTTCGCTCTTTAGCGATTCTTTAGGTTTGAACTGTTAATCTTGACGACAAAGTACCATTGCATATGATGTTATATTTTTCTGGATTAAACGTGCATATAATAAAGTTCTTGAGGGAGAAAAATTAAAACTGAATAAACTATAGGGATCGTTTATGTAGTACGGGTAATGTATATGAAAAAACTTTTGAGGTGTAATAAAACCATCGGGTAATGTTGTTtttttcaaaaaagaaaaaaaaacatcaATAACTATATACAAAGATTTTTTTATAGAATGATGAAAAATAAACATAGCATATATGGATATTAAAACGGAAAGGCTTGAATTTAGTGAAATACAAAAACACTCTATCTATATCTAAAATCGAACTTATTAGACGCGAAAAAACTCAACCCCAAATCAAATAAAGGTAcgattgatatggccgaaacggacggttttcattcgcgcggtgtcgtcgggccgcagcgCGCCAGGATCAACCACCCAAgggggaaggtactgttttaaatttatatttagcggagcctaaatcgtactactccttaataTGAGTAAGGAaaatatgacctagagtcgtatttttgaaatatcagtagaatcgaacctatatttaagcctaagatagttagggaggagtagtggttacttaattttgaaattttctaatttataagacagataaagtaaatgcgataaagttCGTAATTCAAATaaagttaaagtgagtgcatactatgacttcatcagttattctgccgagattatggaatgttggctcatgaataggcagaggccttgtattcattacactggtcctaaacgtccctatcataagacatgtcactgggtactgcgttaggcttgaagattctgaatagacagcaacgtcccttacccccgacacccgtgcagtctgattacaggcatacacgttcagacggctcatccaattgagcgactcggttgggtgacgtattaacattccacaatggtctaaactttcttaagcataataaatacatggtttaccatatccgagagacgtgatgtgtttcaatgctttctttaatgattggttttaaaagatagttaagcccttaaaaagagttcaaccataaagaacatcatggtcaagtcaagctgacttccatgaacacgttcggttatcctaacggtccaatcctttatgtgtctaaacaaacagttccttaattaactaagaatccctcaaacggggtacaatgcttgagaccacgttatggtgcagtgtactaatcaacactgaccgggttccatggccttacttagcagaggtacatcttacaacaaccgctgtgcttcagcgtgcacgtacgaagtttatatgcttggtgactacactagcatggtttgGGACCaaaaatgtactaagggtctagtcagatgtttcactacgaaagagtcctcggtcggaatccaaagcttgatagacttactacaaccggtgtgccgcagtcgatcttacgttgtatccgataaacttctcttaccaaggggtgacaaagataatgtactctgaatcggggttcgcgactttccaataacaaagccaataactacgttctattagttggaaaagcgattgagtttaaagaataatcggaaagcatttcaacagcatacacaaaccataatattatttcggcattataactgtttACATCATAgcttacactaaagataactactcgctaatcatggcaacaatatcacataacataatgatagaagacattatataaatatAAGGGATAGAagcaccagtagattaaacgagttccaaatacaaaagtgacaacttcaagactccagaccgctcctaatacaatcttcggcgttcttctccgggtactaggttttccgtacggagtcgaaggccttgagagtatgactaatattatacaagagagagaaagaagtgaattgaagtgtgtgttggaatgaatgacaaagaccctttaaataaacaagatttttgcctgcaaacggctggcaggccgtttggcaggccgtttttggaggcTGTTTGCTAAGGCAAgtcgtttatcgagcccgtttgatcTGACCATTTGGAAGGCCATTTgtcatactggcaggccgtttggcaagccgtatggcagaccgtttgctggcctggtcagcctgattttcctggatcgtaacttgttttcttgtctttcaccgttttcgctctagaatcttcgttttagctccgattctcttgattcttttttcaccgtcttcgtaattacttgttctttaattctaaccgacgaagtgggtattttgctaacaaagtttgaatctttcttgtttttgggccttaataccggggtgaaaacgtgactttttagccgatatcaacgaTCATGCACCAAATTAGCCACTTAAAGTAAACCGCTACCAAGTTTCATGTACCCGATTGCATTTTGATGAATTGGTTCTCCCTTCAGTCGATAATCCAACTAGCTTAGTAAAAGGAATTCCTAGAAAGGTGAACATTTCCATATGGAGAGTAGCATGGAACTGGTCTCCGACAAGACTTAAATTTTCTTTGAGAGGTATAGATATTGAAGTTATTAGGTGCGTCATTTGCCATTGCCACATTGAATCGCTCATTCACCTTCTATTCGAGAGTTTACTTGCGACTAATCTATGGAGAAGGATAAAGGTTTGGGTTGACCTCGAAATCCCTATGTGTAGCTCGTGGACGGAATGGCTAGATTTGTTTGATACATGTCATCTTCCGTCTACATTAAAGATAcgtattgatcaatccttaattaatgatgttacttaattacggattgagtgcaatgagattatgaTTGAGGATGgagtgtttgatgattattttgggccccgatgatcgtc of the Rutidosis leptorrhynchoides isolate AG116_Rl617_1_P2 chromosome 5, CSIRO_AGI_Rlap_v1, whole genome shotgun sequence genome contains:
- the LOC139850551 gene encoding uncharacterized protein At2g39795, mitochondrial-like, coding for MIQTSKRSILSLITKTLTVPKIHQPFQTNRIVSKYHQTNLFSASALQHNNNKSPFESNLVRMLTNEIEFESDYAPPHQPDKIFNAFMVEDRPGEQFVTLRGRSTINENIKIEATMFDGYAIVSPNSRGEETEPNTQLHISLLVDISKGEGGDMLEFVCSAWPERFEIQKVYVIGPDRTFTLPYMGPDFRVLNKRFQMALYDFLNARGVNDDLSIFLHRYVWNKDKKEHIQSLKLLKSYVEG